A window of the Lactuca sativa cultivar Salinas chromosome 7, Lsat_Salinas_v11, whole genome shotgun sequence genome harbors these coding sequences:
- the LOC111900477 gene encoding uncharacterized protein LOC111900477, whose product MAANIAISTSSSSYSATSLATKLNIPPKPSSFRSICPPRANSNRRFKLHAKLGGEDAEVSKDGKKKFITKEQEPEQYWQTAGEREGENPMMTPLPYIIIFGMSTPFVILAIGFLNGWIKVPIR is encoded by the exons ATGGCTGCCAATATCGCCAtttccacttcttcttcttcttattctgcAACTTCACTAGCTACCAAACTTAATATCCCACCAAAACCCTCTTCATTTCGATCCATCTGTCCTCCAAGAGCAAACTCAAATCGTCGCTTCAAACTTCATGCAAAATTAG GAGGAGAAGATGCGGAAGTCAGTAAAGACGGAAAGAAGAAGTTCATTACTAAAGAACAAGAACCAGAACA GTATTGGCAAACAGCAGGGGAAAGGGAAGGGGAGAATCCGATGATGACGCCTCTACCATACATTATCATATTCGGCATGTCGACTCCATTTGTCATATTGGCTATTGGGTTTCTTAATGGTTGGATCAAGGTGCCCATCCGATGA